The following proteins come from a genomic window of Oncorhynchus kisutch isolate 150728-3 unplaced genomic scaffold, Okis_V2 Okis06b-Okis10b_hom, whole genome shotgun sequence:
- the LOC109879904 gene encoding zinc finger protein 239-like produces the protein GKPYRCPQCGNYFAASNVIKYHLRVHTGEKPYYCSQCGKRFAASNTLKSHLRIHTGEKPYSCSQCGKSFTCRGGLKVHRRSNTGEKPYRCSQCGKSFTASHTLKFHLRIHRGEKPYPCLDCGKGFVSAGALTVHQCVHTGEKPYSCDQCGKCFSVSEKRTIHQRIHSGEKPYSCDRCGKCFAQSGELTTHQKTHTGVKPYSCDQCGKRFSQSGTLNSHQRTHTGEKPYVCLCGKSFSHLGPMKKHHKATICHISSPSYPVPDP, from the coding sequence GGGAAACCATACCGCTGCCCTCAATGCGGGAACTATTTTGCTGCATCTAACGTCATAAAATATCATCTAAGAGtccatacaggagagaaaccgtactactgctctcagtgtggaaagaggTTTGCTGCATCTAACACTTTAAAATCTCATCTGAGAAtccatacaggagagaaaccgtatagctgctctcagtgtgggaagagtttcacgtGTCGAGGGGGTCTTAAAGTACACAGAAGAAGCaatacaggagagaaaccttacagaTGCTcacagtgtgggaagagtttcactgCTTCTCACACCTTAAAATTTCATCTGAGAATTCATagaggggagaagccttacccctGCCTTGATTGTGGGAAAGGTTTTGTTAGTGCAGGAGCCTTAACCGTACACCAGTgtgtacacacaggagagaagccttatagctgtgatcagtgtggaaagTGCTTTTCTGTTTCAGAAAAACGAACTATACACCAGCGCATACACagtggagagaaaccttatagttgTGATCGGTGTGGGAAATGCTTTGCTCAGTCAGGAGAGCTGACTAcacaccagaaaacacacactggagtgaagccttatagctgtgatcagtgtggaaagagattcAGTCAATCAGGGACACTGAATTcacaccagcgaacacacactggagagaagccttatgtCTGTCTATGTGGAAAGAGCTTTTCTCATTTAGGGCCAATGAAAAAGCACCATAAAGCAACAATATGCCATATTTCATCTCCCTCCTATCCAGTTCCAGATCCCTAA